A single genomic interval of Juglans regia cultivar Chandler chromosome 1, Walnut 2.0, whole genome shotgun sequence harbors:
- the LOC109002831 gene encoding protein trichome birefringence-like 16, protein MKGGFSGLRGRELSLITIVLMCTAFLFWAWEKTPPLTNLMPPETRLRLSPDDLGKPVASLLSPKSKDISSFAEKVIEQVAAPLISSQKSSERSVIKNNPVTTTDWNVEILTSLSEEEAKGEQIQEPQTYVGAQGPTIPTEVEGNHKKMIEQVSEQLEVDMVAQVGIENRDCNYAKGKWVPDDNRPLYSGFGCKQWLSGMWACRLMQRTDFAYEKLRWQPKNCQMEEFEGSKFLRKMQGKTLAFVGDSLGRQQFQSLMCMITGGEERHDVIDAGKEYGLAQARGDTRPSGWVYRFLSTNTTILYYWSASLCDVEPIDKTNPNTDYAMHLDRPPAFLRQYLHKFDVLVLNTGHHWNRGKLKANKWVMHVGGVQNTDRKLAMIWVAKNLTIHSVVNWVNSQLPKHPGLKAFYRTISPRHFVGGDWNTGGSCDNTIPMSVGKEVLQDESSDESAASAVKGTGIKLLDITALSHLRDEGHISRFSRSASPGVQDCLHWCLPGVPDTWNEILFAQI, encoded by the exons ATGAAAGGAGGATTCTCTGGATTGAGGGGTAGAGAACTCTCTCTGATTACTATTGTTCTTATGTGCACAGCCTTTCTTTTTTGGGCCTGGGAGAAAACGCCCCCTCTCACTAACTTGATGCCACCGGAAACCCGGTTGAGGCTGTCTCCAG ATGATCTTGGTAAGCCGGTAGCCAGCTTGTTGTCGCCGAAATCAAAAGATATATCATCGTTTGCAGAAAAAGTGATTGAACAGGTAGCAGCTCCTCTGATTTCTTCACAAAAATCATCCGAAAGGAGTGTGATTAAGAACAATCCAGTAACCACCACAGATTGGAATGTAg AAATCCTCACAAGTCTATcagaagaagaagcaaaagGCGAACAGATTCAGGAACCACAAACATATGTTGGTGCACAAGGTCCTACAATTCCAACAGAAGTAGAgggaaatcataaaaaaatgatagaacaaGTTTCAGAACAACTAGAAGTGGATATGGTAGCACAAGTGGGTATAGAAAACCGAG ATTGTAACtatgcaaaaggaaaatgggtTCCGGATGATAACCGGCCGTTATACTCTGGATTTGGTTGTAAGCAATGGTTGTCAGGGATGTGGGCCTGCCGGTTGATGCAACGAACAGATTTTGCCTATGAGAAGCTTCGGTGGCAGCCTAAAAATTGTCAAATGGAAGAATTTGAAGGGTCTAAATTCTTGAGAAA GATGCAAGGCAAAACTCTAGCTTTCGTTGGAGATTCATTGGGCAGGCAGCAGTTCCAGTCTTTGATGTGCATGATCACAGGTGGTGAGGAGAGGCATGATGTCATAGATGCGGGTAAGGAATACGGACTAGCCCAAGCTCGTGGTGATACTCGCCCTAGTGGCTGGGTGTATCGGTTCCTGAGCACCAATACAACCATCCTCTACTACTGGTCAGCAAGCCTCTGTGATGTGGAACCCATTGATAAGACGAACCCAAACACTGATTATGCGATGCATCTTGATAGGCCACCGGCATTCTTGCGTCAATATCTTCACAAATTCGATGTTCTAGTACTCAATACAGGCCACCATTGGAATCGAGGAAAGCTTAAGGCTAACAAGTGGGTTATGCATGTTGGGGGTGTGCAAAATACCGATCGGAAGTTAGCAATGATTTGGGTTGCCAAAAACCTCACAATTCATAGCGTTGTTAATTGGGTGAACTCACAGCTTCCAAAACATCCAGGGTTGAAAGCCTTCTACAGAACCATCTCACCTAGGCATTTTGTTGGTGGGGACTGGAACACAGGAGGGAGCTGTGACAATACCATCCCTATGTCAGTGGGAAAAGAAGTATTACAAGATGAGTCCAGTGATGAGAGTGCTGCGAGTGCAGTGAAGGGAACTGGGATTAAGCTATTGGACATAACGGCTCTTTCCCATCTTAGAGATGAGGGTCATATATCCCGGTTTAGCAGAAGCGCCAGTCCAGGAGTGCAGGATTGCCTGCATTGGTGTCTACCTGGTGTTCCTGATACGTGGAATGAAATCCTTTTTGCACAAATTTAG